Proteins encoded within one genomic window of Drosophila willistoni isolate 14030-0811.24 chromosome XL unlocalized genomic scaffold, UCI_dwil_1.1 Seg141, whole genome shotgun sequence:
- the LOC6648894 gene encoding myb-like protein AA: protein MANQIAGQQQQQEQQQQQQQQQQNQLREEEDDDLRSTSSSKMNFVNRLDRLLRRWLPGYNYFRGASKMPRSETNLSANPSESLGATIVTDQVSKATLKRRQQQQAKLDRQQQKQQKKSEVYLDTGIAKSEFCVKLENILKTKLNKQEQKGMEVGD, encoded by the coding sequence atgGCTAACCAAATCGcaggacagcagcagcagcaggaacaacaacaacaacaacagcagcagcaacaaaaccAATTACGTGAGGAGGAGGATGATGATCTGCGTTCGACAAGCAGCTCCAAAATGAACTTTGTCAATCGATTGGATCGCTTGCTACGTCGCTGGTTACCTGGCTACAATTATTTTCGTGGTGCCAGCAAAATGCCAAGATCTGAAACCAATTTGTCAGCGAACCCAAGCGAATCATTGGGGGCAACAATTGTCACTGACCAGGTATCCAAGGCCACACTAAAGaggaggcagcagcagcaggccaAGCTGGACCGtcagcagcagaagcaacaaaaaaagtcaGAAGTCTATTTAGATACGGGCATAGCCAAATCTGAATTCTGTGTCAAATTGGAAAATATACTCAAAACAAAACTCAataagcaagagcaaaaagGTATGGAAGTTGGAGACTAA